From a region of the Chitinophaga caseinilytica genome:
- a CDS encoding RagB/SusD family nutrient uptake outer membrane protein — MKKTIYGFFAAAAILIATGCNKYLDIKPKGFTIPEFVDDYQKLLNSLTLYRAVSSYPVFLTDDVQAGLENDVNKSAGFSRYALFKRNLYTFAGGQVMEQGQQDVQWEPSYSHIFTYNAIINNVMKAKDGSDAEKRRIRAEALVGRAYEYMTLVNLYAKHYDAASASKDLGVPMLLSEDINEKYNRVSVAEVYAQIQKDLDEATPNLSVRVPNAYHPPKSVGYAFLSRMYLYMGDYQKALANANEALKLNNELMDYKIYTTKKGTFGRVCKLTDSTAFPEVQKNVETVWARLTSSSNGTVYAEVYATEDLIETYKRNLPAGAEDYRYKLFYCDGTAQFGTAVLKFPGRVLWASYVDANVGLSTPEVILTAAECEARIGDKNKAMAHINRLRDMRITNNQALTAANGEAALRIVLDERRREMAFVGPNRLFDLKRLNKDPRFAKAVTHKHESQTWTLPANDNRYILPVPPRVLSMNPGIPQYER, encoded by the coding sequence ATGAAAAAAACGATATATGGCTTCTTTGCCGCCGCCGCTATCCTCATAGCCACTGGCTGTAACAAGTACCTCGACATCAAACCCAAAGGATTTACCATTCCCGAGTTTGTAGACGATTACCAAAAATTGCTGAATAGCCTGACGCTGTACCGCGCTGTTTCATCCTATCCCGTATTCCTGACAGACGATGTTCAGGCCGGGCTTGAAAACGATGTGAACAAATCCGCGGGCTTCAGCCGTTACGCGCTTTTCAAACGGAACCTGTATACGTTTGCAGGTGGCCAGGTGATGGAGCAGGGACAGCAGGACGTTCAATGGGAACCGTCTTATTCTCACATCTTCACCTATAATGCGATCATTAACAACGTGATGAAAGCCAAAGACGGCAGTGATGCGGAAAAACGCCGCATTCGTGCGGAGGCGCTTGTTGGCCGTGCCTACGAATACATGACACTGGTGAACCTGTATGCAAAGCACTATGATGCGGCCTCTGCCTCCAAAGACCTCGGCGTACCGATGCTCCTTTCCGAAGACATCAACGAGAAATACAACAGGGTATCGGTAGCAGAAGTATATGCACAGATTCAGAAGGATCTGGACGAAGCAACGCCGAATCTTTCCGTACGCGTTCCCAACGCTTACCATCCGCCCAAAAGCGTAGGTTATGCGTTCTTAAGCCGTATGTACCTCTACATGGGCGATTATCAGAAAGCACTCGCCAATGCGAACGAAGCCCTGAAGCTCAACAACGAGCTGATGGACTACAAAATCTACACTACGAAGAAAGGTACCTTCGGCCGCGTGTGCAAATTGACTGACAGCACGGCATTCCCTGAAGTGCAGAAGAACGTGGAAACCGTTTGGGCAAGACTGACTTCTTCCAGCAACGGTACCGTGTATGCCGAAGTATACGCTACGGAAGATCTTATTGAAACCTATAAAAGGAACCTGCCCGCCGGTGCAGAAGACTATCGTTATAAGCTGTTCTATTGCGATGGAACGGCACAGTTCGGCACCGCGGTATTGAAGTTCCCGGGCCGCGTCCTGTGGGCTTCTTACGTGGATGCCAACGTAGGCCTCTCCACACCGGAAGTTATTCTGACCGCTGCCGAATGCGAGGCCCGCATCGGAGATAAAAATAAAGCGATGGCGCACATCAACCGTCTTCGCGACATGCGGATCACCAACAATCAGGCCCTAACCGCCGCAAACGGAGAAGCAGCCCTTCGCATTGTGCTAGACGAACGCCGTCGTGAAATGGCTTTCGTTGGCCCTAACCGCCTCTTCGATCTGAAGCGCCTCAACAAGGACCCGCGCTTCGCGAAAGCGGTGACACACAAACATGAAAGCCAGACATGGACGCTCCCGGCGAACGACAACAGGTACATCCTGCCCGTTCCCCCGCGCGTACTGTCCATGAACCCCGGCATACCGCAATACGAAAGATAA